One Cardiocondyla obscurior isolate alpha-2009 linkage group LG02, Cobs3.1, whole genome shotgun sequence genomic window, CGTATAAATATCATGATATTTGTACTTTTATGCATTGTTATCTCTGTGTACAATATCTATCATacattacatatgtatataattatatttctttaaaaattttccagTAAATGCAACAATGATTGGTCTTCTTACGCGAGGATATACTACAATtgtttaacaataaatttacagaaAACGAAGTTTTCTGGAATGTTTCCAACatatagaataaattattcgaacACATTGAGAAATTTACATTTCAAGCTTCTGTAATAATAGTTaatcttcttttcctttcccgTTGGATGGTACAATGTGAATATCGCTGTAATCTCGCGCAATGTCGATAtactgaaaatttatttatatatgtatgtatatatttatttatgaacgGAGATTTTTTTCGATATGCATATTAGATATGCGtcaaataaacaattaaaaaatgtaaaaattagaTACTTAAGTTaacgaaatggaaaaaaaaacaatgataaaaaagttttacttatacataatattaaaaagcataatacaaaatattaaagtattagAATACATGCATATAAGTTAggtgattataatttttgcattacCTTTCTTGGGACGAGAAATTCCAGAACCTGTAGTATTATATAGCACAACGACACAACGAGCAAGTAGGCCAATACACCGCTTTGTATTTGACTAGCTAATCGTTGTCCTAGATTTCTTTTCGCTTCACATTTCACTAGATTATAAACTATTTCTGTACGTTTGGTGATGTTGAACCAATTGTAATATACACCTATTCTCCTATGCATCTCGAAAGGGCATTCAACATTGCCCTTTTTATAATCCACTATAGCCATCTCCAGTCCTTTAATTAATGCAGGTACAGTGGGTTCCACGAGGTAAATCATATCCGGCGGTAAAACTTCCGGAATACCTCCAACTTTCGTTGATACTACTTGcaaactgtaaaataatttttttttttttttttattacttgacaattttattaataaaaaatatataatccaaattaattttagatttcataaatcaaataaaaaggTAAATGTTGCGCGTACCCACAAGAGGCTGCCTCTACTATAGCCATACAATAAGCTTCCGTCAGACTTGTATTCAGGAAAATGTGACCTTTATTCAGAACATGTTTAACTTGGGAATGTTCTAAACTGCCTAACAAGGTAACTCTGTGTTGCAGTAGATTTCTCTCCCGCACTTCTTCTATGAGCCACCTTTTTGGACCATCTCCACCAATCAAAAactgtacatttttataacgtGAACAGATCTCAGGAATTATATGGGCTAGAAGGTCAACACCCTTTCTATACACTAATCGCGATATTATTACTATGGTAACTGAAATTTACGATTACattattaacgattaaaatGATGGTTTtctaatacaatttaaaagaatttcaaaGTTTGAACTTACTAAAATCGTTGTTCCGTTTACTGACATCGGGCGTAAATAATGTAGTATCAACAGCATTTGGGATAA contains:
- the Pig-a gene encoding phosphatidylinositol N-acetylglucosaminyltransferase subunit A, giving the protein MSGAKHKICMVSDFFYPNMGGVEEHIFNLSQCLLEHGHKVVILTHSYGDRVGIRYMTNGLKVYYIPVKVFYNQCVLPTMICSLPLIRYIFIREDIQIIHGHSAFSALAHEGMLIGRLMGLKTVFTDHSLFGFADASAILTNKFLEISLVDCDHCICVSHTGKENTVLRAKVQKEKVSVIPNAVDTTLFTPDVSKRNNDFITIVIISRLVYRKGVDLLAHIIPEICSRYKNVQFLIGGDGPKRWLIEEVRERNLLQHRVTLLGSLEHSQVKHVLNKGHIFLNTSLTEAYCMAIVEAASCGLQVVSTKVGGIPEVLPPDMIYLVEPTVPALIKGLEMAIVDYKKGNVECPFEMHRRIGVYYNWFNITKRTEIVYNLVKCEAKRNLGQRLASQIQSGVLAYLLVVSLCYIILQVLEFLVPRKYIDIARDYSDIHIVPSNGKGKED